The following coding sequences lie in one Sesamum indicum cultivar Zhongzhi No. 13 linkage group LG9, S_indicum_v1.0, whole genome shotgun sequence genomic window:
- the LOC105170415 gene encoding uncharacterized protein LOC105170415, producing MASLNLFFSPVVTPQRRVIRTAATAAKSSGAGSTEEKGFLDFILGGLTKEDQFYETDPILKKVEGKTTGTVGGRKNSVSAAPPPPKKKDGGGFGLGGLFAKK from the coding sequence TTGAACTTGTTCTTTTCTCCCGTTGTTACCCCTCAAAGAAGAGTAATCAGAACTGCTGCCACAGCTGCAAAGTCCTCCGGCGCCGGAAGCACTGAGGAGAAGGGTTTCCTGGACTTCATCTTAGGTGGTCTCACCAAAGAAGACCAGTTCTATGAGACCGATCCCATCTTGAAGAAGGTCGAGGGGAAGACCACCGGCACCGTCGGCGGCCGAAAGAATTCGGTCTCCGCGGCGCCCCCACCGCCCAAGAAGAAAGACGGTGGTGGGTTCGGGCTTGGTGGGCTGTTTGCCAAGAAATGA
- the LOC105170413 gene encoding probable serine/threonine-protein kinase PBL10 yields the protein MGICFSARIKADTPAHTGVNSQYVSSDGYDMSLGSSKISSTSVPPTPRTEGEILQSSNLKSFSFSDLKVATRNFRPDSVLGGGGFGSVFKGWIDENSFTAAKPGTGMIIAVKKLHQESYQGHREWLAEVNYLGQFSHPNLVKLIGYCLEDDHRLLVYEFMPRGSLENHLFRRGSYFQPLSWSLRLKVALGAAKGLAFLHSAEAKVIYRDFKTSNVLLDANYNAKLSDFGLAKDGPTGDKSHVSTRVMGTYGYAAPEYLATGHLTAKSDVYSYGVVLLEILSGRRAIDKNRPPGEHKLVEWSRPYLANKRKVYRIMDNRLEGQYTMDVAQKVANLASRCISLEPRLRPKMEEIVKELEQLQDSNNMDNNHIKTQNGSRQRRRSAGDAGNKIANAAYPRPSASPPHSK from the exons ATGGGGATTTGTTTTAGTGCTAGAATCAAAGCCGACACCCCGGCTCATACTG GCGTAAATTCACAATACGTTAGCTCGGATGGGTATGATATGAGCCTTGGTAGTAGCAAAATCTCATCAACGTCGGTTCCTCCTACTCCTCGTACTGAGGGTGAGATCTTGCAGTCGTCTAACTTGAAGAGCTTCAGTTTTTCTGATCTGAAGGTAGCCACCCGTAACTTTCGACCAGATAGTGTTCTGGGAGGAGGTGGATTTGGCTCAGTGTTTAAAGGCTGGATCgatgaaaattcatttacCGCTGCAAAACCTGGGACAGGCATGATTATTGCAGTAAAGAAACTTCACCAAGAAAGTTATCAGGGCCATAGGGAGTGGTTG GCAGAAGTGAATTATTTGGGCCAGTTTTCCCATCCTAATCTTGTGAAACTTATTGGATACTGCTTGGAGGATGATCATAGACTCTTGGTGTATGAATTCATGCCTCGTGGGAGCTTAGAGAACCATCTCTTTCGAA GGGGTTCTTATTTCCAACCTCTTTCTTGGAGCCTTCGCCTTAAGGTTGCTCTTGGAGCTGCAAAGGGGCTTGCTTTCCTTCATAGTGCTGAAGCAAAAGTCATTTATAGAGACTTCAAAACTTCTAACGTATTGCTTGACGCG AATTACAATGCAAAACTCTCTGATTTTGGATTGGCCAAGGATGGGCCGACTGGTGATAAAAGTCATGTGTCCACAAGGGTCATGGGGACCTATGGATATGCAGCTCCAGAATATCTAGCCACTG GTCATTTAACTGCAAAGAGTGATGTATATAGCTACGGAGTTGTGCTCCTTGAAATACTATCCGGCAGGAGAGCAATTGACAAGAACAGACCACCTGGTGAGCACAAGCTTGTAGAATGGTCCAGGCCCTACCTGGCTAACAAGCGCAAAGTCTACCGCATTATGGACAACCGCCTCGAAGGCCAGTACACAATGGATGTGGCTCAGAAGGTCGCTAACCTTGCTTCAAGATGCATATCCTTAGAGCCCAGGTTGAGGCCTAAAATGGAAGAAATAGTGAAAGAACTTGAGCAACTTCAAGATTCGAATAATATGGACAACAATCACATCAAGACCCAAAATGGATCCAGGCAACGTAGACGAAGTGCTGGCGACGCCGGcaataaaattgcaaatgCTGCTTATCCACGACCGTCAGCTTCTCCACCTCATTCAAAATAA
- the LOC105170412 gene encoding heterogeneous nuclear ribonucleoprotein 1, which translates to MASKRSDFGDGASPGKIFIGGLAKDTTLDTFVKYFGKYGEITDSVIMKDRHTGRPRGFGFITYADPSVVDTVIAETHVINGKQVEIKRTIPKGAGDSKDFKTKKIFVGGIPTAVTEDEFKTFFSKYGKVVEHEIIRDHVTKRSRGFGFIVFDSEQVVDSLLADGNMIDMAGTQVEIKKAEPKKPSNPTPAPAYGSDSRARAYGDSYGGFGSSYSSFGSGGFGPASYRSMGSGLGGRFGDYGGYGGGSEFGGRYGDYASSEFGYRGDGPLGYSSRFGSYGGGFGGGYGGGLGAYGRGGGYGSYGGAGSGAGYDSGPSAGYGGAGGGMYGGRAGYSGSSRYHPYAR; encoded by the exons ATGGCTTCCAAGCGATCGGATTTCGGCGATGGCGCCAGCCCCGG GAAAATTTTCATCGGGGGCCTGGCAAAAGATACTACTTTAG ATACTTTCGTGAAGTACTTTGGCAAGTATGGGGAGATAACGGACTCGGTGATCATGAAAGATCGGCATACCGGTCGGCCGCGGGGTTTCGGTTTCATCACTTATGCTGACCCGTCCGTTGTTGATACCGTTATCGCTGAAACCCATGTTATTAATGGCAAACAA GTTGAGATCAAAAGAACCATCCCGAAAGGAGCTGGCGACTCTAAggatttcaaaacaaaaaagatttttgttgGTGGGATCCCCACTGCTGTTACTGAAG ATGAGTTCAAGACTTTCTTTTCCAAGTATGGGAAGGTCGTAGAGCATGAAATTATTCGAGATCATGTGACCAAGAGGTCTCGTGGATTTGGATTTATTGTGTTTGACAGTGAACAAGTTGTTGATAGTCTCCTAGCTGATGGGAATATGATTGATATGGCGGGTACCCAG GTTGAGATCAAGAAGGCTGAACCAAAGAAACCCTCAAACCCAACACCTGCTCCTGCATATGGTAGTGATTCTAGGGCACGTGCCTATGGTGATAGTTATGGTGGTTTTGGCAGCTCATATAGCAGTTTTGGCAGTGGCGGTTTTGGCCCTGCTTCTTATAGGTCAATGGGATCAGGTCTTGGTGGTAGGTTTGGTGACTATGGTGGATATGGTGGTGGAAGTGAATTTGGTGGTCGGTATGGGGATTATGCCAGTAGCGAATTTGGTTATCGAGGAGATGGCCCACTTGGCTACTCTAGTCGATTTGGTTCTTATGGTGGAGGCTTCGGAGGGGGATATGGTGGTGGGCTAGGTGCCTATGGCCGTGGTGGTGGTTATGGCAGTTATGGTGGGGCCGGATCTGGTGCTGGTTATGACTCTGGCCCCAGTGCTGGTTATGGAGGAGCAGGAGGGGGAATGTATGGAGGTAGGGCAGGTTATAGTGGCAGTAGTCGATACCATCCTTATGCCAGATAG